A stretch of Caldanaerobius polysaccharolyticus DSM 13641 DNA encodes these proteins:
- the tsaE gene encoding tRNA (adenosine(37)-N6)-threonylcarbamoyltransferase complex ATPase subunit type 1 TsaE, translating to MKLTYLSKGLEDTYGFGYRLSNALSKGDIVCLTGQLGAGKTSMVKGIAKGLGVEEDVTSPTFTIVNEYYGRLPLYHFDVYRISMPEEMYEIGFEEYIYGEGVCVIEWADLIKDIIPQGSIWIDIRYLEEDERTIEIVAPEEKLAYIIEEMDR from the coding sequence TTGAAGCTGACTTATTTGAGTAAAGGATTAGAAGATACGTATGGCTTTGGCTATAGATTGAGTAATGCCTTAAGCAAAGGAGATATTGTGTGTTTAACAGGTCAATTGGGTGCGGGGAAAACCTCTATGGTAAAGGGCATCGCTAAGGGTTTGGGAGTAGAGGAGGATGTAACCAGCCCTACTTTTACCATTGTAAATGAGTATTACGGGAGGCTACCACTTTACCATTTTGATGTCTACAGGATTTCAATGCCTGAGGAGATGTACGAAATAGGGTTTGAGGAGTACATTTACGGAGAGGGCGTATGCGTTATAGAGTGGGCCGATTTGATTAAAGACATTATACCGCAGGGCTCTATATGGATTGACATAAGGTATTTAGAAGAGGATGAGAGAACTATAGAGATCGTGGCACCTGAGGAAAAACTGGCGTATATAATAGAGGAGATGGACAGATGA
- a CDS encoding P-II family nitrogen regulator produces the protein MKKIEAIIRPSKLNEIKEALREYGIRGMTVSNVMGCGLQKGFTEVYRGTQLVINLLPKVKLEVVVKDTEVDDVVQIISKISRTGSVGDGKIFIYDVQQAIRIRTGETGEDAI, from the coding sequence CTGAAAAAGATTGAAGCGATAATTCGACCCAGTAAATTAAATGAGATAAAGGAAGCCTTGAGGGAGTATGGCATAAGAGGTATGACCGTATCCAATGTAATGGGATGCGGGCTTCAAAAGGGCTTCACAGAAGTGTACCGAGGAACTCAGCTGGTCATAAACTTACTTCCCAAGGTGAAATTAGAGGTGGTTGTAAAGGATACAGAGGTGGACGATGTGGTCCAGATCATATCAAAGATATCTAGGACCGGCAGCGTAGGCGATGGCAAGATATTTATATACGACGTGCAGCAGGCTATAAGGATAAGGACAGGAGAAACGGGGGAAGATGCTATATAG
- a CDS encoding ECF transporter S component, whose translation MEKVTAVRKKTLILTRVSVLSVIAFLLMYVEVALPFFPEFLKIDISNVPVLIGTFAMGPWIGVMIMLVKNLLHLVFKGATMGIGELADFIIGSSFMLTAGYVYKYRKSLSGALLGMVLGTVVMAVVGSLMNYFVLLPLYQIALGFPVKAVVAMGTKVNKHIVDLKSLVVLSILPFNLLKGSITSLITLLLYKRVSPILRS comes from the coding sequence TTGGAAAAGGTAACAGCAGTTAGAAAGAAAACTCTTATTTTAACGCGGGTTTCGGTTTTGTCCGTCATAGCCTTTTTGCTAATGTACGTGGAGGTGGCGCTGCCTTTTTTTCCTGAATTTCTTAAAATAGACATAAGCAATGTGCCGGTCCTCATAGGTACTTTTGCCATGGGGCCATGGATAGGTGTGATGATTATGCTGGTTAAAAACCTGTTGCACCTGGTCTTTAAAGGAGCCACCATGGGTATAGGCGAACTGGCGGATTTCATTATCGGCAGCTCTTTTATGTTGACGGCGGGCTATGTGTACAAGTATAGAAAGAGCCTTTCAGGAGCATTGTTGGGTATGGTGCTGGGTACCGTGGTTATGGCCGTAGTGGGGAGCCTGATGAATTACTTCGTTTTATTGCCGCTGTACCAGATCGCATTAGGATTTCCTGTTAAAGCTGTCGTAGCTATGGGGACGAAGGTTAATAAACATATAGTGGACTTAAAGTCGTTAGTGGTGCTGAGCATACTGCCTTTTAATTTGCTTAAGGGCAGTATAACATCCCTTATTACCCTTTTGCTTTACAAGAGAGTATCTCCTATTCTTCGCAGCTGA
- a CDS encoding VOC family protein — protein MKNIIPEIYVENCKEAIEYYKDVFGGEAKNVQLADGMEMFKGYEGKIIHAENHINQNCVIYLVDKFDDKTQANSINLVLEMDSEDEIRRLYNRLSQDGTVKFELQKTFWGAYHAIITDKFGVTWALNYSLK, from the coding sequence GTGAAAAATATTATTCCAGAAATTTATGTGGAAAATTGCAAAGAAGCTATTGAGTATTACAAAGATGTTTTTGGCGGAGAGGCCAAGAATGTTCAGCTTGCTGATGGTATGGAAATGTTTAAAGGTTATGAAGGGAAAATTATACATGCGGAAAATCACATAAACCAAAATTGTGTAATTTATCTTGTAGATAAATTTGATGATAAAACTCAAGCTAACAGCATTAATTTAGTGCTTGAGATGGATAGCGAGGATGAAATTAGAAGATTGTATAATAGACTATCTCAAGATGGAACTGTCAAATTTGAGCTTCAAAAAACATTTTGGGGAGCCTATCATGCAATTATAACTGACAAATTCGGTGTCACGTGGGCTTTAAACTATAGCCTAAAATAA
- a CDS encoding penicillin-binding transpeptidase domain-containing protein, which translates to MSLNKRRLLWLLMIALALWLAITVRLGWIQIVEGPRYKAMAVAQNTIDASVVPVRGEIKDRNGNTLAVNVSTGDVYAELNIINDKKMGKNYPREVARRLSGILGMKQEDILKQITRKDVIEVLLKRKVSEDVVNKIKSEGIQGIRVVSGMGRNYPYDNFLSQVIGFTGVDNQGLNGIEAMFDRYLYGIPGRIVAQVDAAGRILDNGTQKYYQASKGDDVILTIDEVIQHFAESAVEKAYAENRPDSVTVIVIDPKTGEILALASKPDYNPNKPFEVSQKLWNSPAVSMVYEPGSVFKTITAAAALDSATVSLSDNFYCNGYLNVAGRRINCWKPHGAETFVQGLQNSCNVVFMEVGAKLGEDTLYKYIRAFGFGQSTGIQLPGEEQGIMIPQNKVGPVELATISFGQGISVTPIQMIYGFSAVINGGNLMKPLIVKKIVSSEGKTVREYKPQIVRQVISKRTSDTMRNVLENVVLEGTGKNAFIPGYKVGGKTGTTQGYTKGHYVASFAGFAPADDPKIAVLVVIDQPKGGAHMGGEIAAPVAKDIISNTLRYLGIKPVYDSADAASGLLTMPDLTNLTYKDAVSRLSELKINYKVVGEGTRVAAQDPAPGTSIDSGDIVTLVVK; encoded by the coding sequence ATGTCGTTAAACAAAAGGCGGTTATTATGGTTGCTGATGATTGCTCTGGCCTTATGGCTGGCAATTACCGTACGCCTGGGGTGGATACAGATAGTGGAAGGCCCGCGCTATAAGGCTATGGCCGTGGCGCAGAACACCATAGATGCGTCTGTTGTACCCGTGAGGGGAGAAATAAAGGATAGAAACGGCAACACCCTGGCTGTCAATGTGTCTACAGGAGACGTGTATGCGGAGTTGAATATAATCAACGATAAGAAGATGGGCAAAAATTACCCTCGAGAGGTTGCCCGCAGGCTTTCTGGTATTTTAGGAATGAAACAGGAAGATATATTAAAGCAGATAACCCGGAAAGATGTAATAGAAGTGCTTCTGAAGAGGAAGGTTTCCGAGGATGTGGTCAATAAGATAAAATCGGAAGGCATACAGGGCATAAGAGTTGTGAGCGGCATGGGGAGAAATTATCCGTACGATAATTTTCTCTCTCAGGTGATAGGCTTTACTGGCGTGGACAATCAGGGTTTAAACGGCATTGAGGCAATGTTTGACAGGTATTTATACGGTATACCCGGGAGAATCGTGGCCCAGGTGGATGCTGCAGGCAGAATACTTGACAATGGCACTCAGAAGTACTATCAGGCTTCAAAGGGCGATGATGTGATATTGACTATCGATGAGGTCATTCAGCATTTTGCTGAATCGGCTGTAGAAAAGGCTTATGCAGAGAACCGTCCTGACAGCGTTACGGTTATTGTCATAGACCCTAAAACAGGGGAAATCCTGGCGTTAGCGAGCAAGCCGGATTACAACCCCAATAAGCCTTTTGAGGTTTCCCAAAAGTTGTGGAACTCTCCCGCTGTTTCTATGGTATACGAACCGGGGTCTGTTTTTAAGACTATAACTGCGGCTGCTGCGCTGGATTCTGCTACCGTGAGTTTGAGCGATAATTTTTATTGCAATGGATACCTGAACGTGGCTGGAAGAAGGATAAACTGCTGGAAACCCCATGGCGCCGAGACTTTTGTGCAGGGCCTGCAGAATTCGTGTAATGTGGTTTTTATGGAGGTAGGTGCAAAATTGGGGGAAGATACCCTTTATAAATACATAAGGGCTTTTGGCTTTGGGCAATCTACAGGGATTCAATTGCCTGGAGAAGAACAGGGCATCATGATCCCCCAGAATAAGGTCGGACCTGTGGAGCTGGCAACTATATCCTTTGGCCAGGGTATATCTGTAACCCCTATCCAGATGATTTACGGTTTTTCAGCGGTAATAAACGGCGGCAATTTAATGAAACCCCTTATTGTGAAAAAAATCGTGTCCAGTGAAGGAAAGACTGTCAGGGAATACAAACCGCAAATAGTGAGACAGGTTATATCAAAGCGTACCTCCGATACCATGCGCAATGTATTGGAAAATGTGGTTTTAGAGGGTACGGGCAAAAACGCGTTTATACCTGGGTATAAAGTAGGGGGAAAGACGGGGACAACACAAGGCTACACAAAAGGCCACTATGTAGCCTCTTTTGCAGGCTTTGCTCCGGCTGATGATCCTAAGATCGCTGTGCTGGTGGTCATAGATCAGCCTAAAGGGGGAGCTCATATGGGCGGGGAGATAGCGGCTCCGGTGGCAAAAGACATTATATCCAATACCCTCAGGTACCTGGGGATTAAACCTGTCTACGACAGCGCTGATGCGGCCAGCGGCTTGTTGACGATGCCTGATTTAACCAATCTGACATATAAAGACGCTGTGTCCAGGCTTTCAGAGCTAAAAATTAATTATAAAGTTGTAGGAGAAGGCACCAGGGTTGCAGCCCAAGATCCCGCACCTGGGACCAGCATAGACAGTGGAGATATCGTTACGCTGGTAGTGAAATAA
- a CDS encoding lysylphosphatidylglycerol synthase transmembrane domain-containing protein: protein MGYLKRKNYVYIMMTILISFFALYVIFKITNENSLVYIKSLDAKYILLILIIIFSSIFIDTMRISDLVNAMGENLSFRYLIKFNLSMFFITAITPFGSGSLPLAIYLFNKKKIAPNKGLMIFTAKLLFSGVFFGTVPPILLIFFRRQIQISGYMLYFGLLASGISTFLLVVMLYIILKPDIVIAAIRWFGNLRLSRRYNLSRYCEIAVSETIEYNRRFKELFSAYNNFRLLAGQLIYSLIFWLLFYSIAPVILMALKVPFNWLAVVARQFIFYDLLSYNFIPSGAGVMEVGFAVIFANEIPKAMLGVFIGLWRFFTYHVYLIVSSIGFSLALKEKV from the coding sequence ATGGGTTATTTAAAGAGAAAAAATTATGTGTACATTATGATGACCATCCTTATAAGTTTTTTTGCCCTTTATGTCATTTTTAAAATTACCAATGAAAATAGCCTGGTGTATATAAAGAGTCTTGATGCAAAATATATCTTGCTCATTCTAATTATAATTTTTTCCAGTATATTTATTGATACCATGCGCATATCGGATTTGGTAAATGCTATGGGCGAAAATCTATCGTTCCGGTATCTGATAAAATTTAATCTCTCTATGTTTTTTATTACGGCTATAACCCCTTTTGGTTCAGGCTCTTTGCCTCTGGCCATATACCTTTTTAATAAAAAGAAGATTGCGCCCAACAAAGGGCTCATGATTTTTACTGCCAAGTTGCTTTTTTCAGGTGTATTTTTTGGAACGGTTCCTCCGATTTTGCTGATTTTTTTTAGAAGGCAGATTCAAATATCGGGATACATGCTGTATTTTGGCCTGCTGGCCAGCGGCATATCTACCTTTTTGTTGGTGGTGATGCTGTATATTATACTTAAACCTGATATTGTTATTGCTGCGATAAGGTGGTTTGGAAATTTGCGCCTGTCCAGGAGGTATAATTTAAGCAGGTATTGTGAAATAGCTGTAAGCGAGACCATAGAGTATAACAGGCGCTTTAAAGAGCTTTTCTCGGCGTACAATAATTTCAGGTTGTTGGCAGGGCAGTTAATCTATTCCCTTATATTCTGGCTGCTCTTTTACAGCATAGCGCCGGTGATCTTGATGGCTCTTAAGGTGCCTTTTAACTGGCTGGCGGTTGTAGCCAGGCAGTTTATATTTTACGACCTGCTTTCCTATAATTTCATACCCAGTGGAGCAGGGGTAATGGAGGTTGGCTTTGCCGTTATTTTTGCCAATGAGATTCCCAAAGCGATGTTGGGCGTATTTATAGGCTTGTGGAGGTTTTTTACATATCACGTTTACCTTATTGTTTCCTCTATAGGCTTTTCTCTAGCGTTAAAAGAAAAAGTATAG
- a CDS encoding YkoP family protein has protein sequence MKSFFLRVWMGWERLFEKIFGIVYISDDNIFRVALRVYRGKAIQLSDGTVLRGGDKYIELHFNNQLAMSVLKDVNPMAMLNWARSSLIGLARFIKEGPYAKADVIMGLTIFSLKSIERFGFEIMELNRVERRIVSLYERFL, from the coding sequence GTGAAGAGCTTTTTTTTAAGAGTGTGGATGGGGTGGGAGAGGCTATTTGAGAAAATTTTCGGCATTGTGTATATAAGCGACGATAATATATTTAGAGTGGCTTTGAGGGTATACCGAGGTAAAGCTATCCAGCTCTCCGATGGGACTGTTCTCAGAGGCGGTGATAAATACATTGAATTGCATTTTAATAATCAACTGGCGATGAGCGTTTTAAAAGATGTAAATCCCATGGCTATGCTGAATTGGGCAAGATCCAGTTTGATAGGATTGGCACGGTTTATAAAAGAGGGACCCTACGCTAAGGCTGATGTCATTATGGGTCTTACGATCTTCAGTTTAAAAAGCATTGAGCGCTTCGGATTTGAGATTATGGAGTTAAATCGCGTGGAAAGGCGTATAGTGTCTTTGTACGAGAGGTTTCTGTAA
- a CDS encoding polysaccharide deacetylase family protein has product MLYDLINYFLVLTVLNVLIPTFFARLLHYNVLWKGRAEGKYVVLTFDDGPDPLYTERVLDILDKYQVKACFFLVGEKVLKYPEVARHIVEKGHEIGVHAFRHNLRFILNPLVTRAELIKAYNAIKEITGVSPSYARPPWGCFNPFFYRECKKLGFKVVLWTFMSWDWGKTTAEYIVEKVLSRVKERCILIFHDSGDTPGAYSSAPEVMIKALDMILNRLKSDGYSVKSLNEVC; this is encoded by the coding sequence TTGTTATATGATCTCATAAACTATTTTTTGGTGTTGACGGTTTTGAATGTATTAATACCTACTTTTTTTGCCAGATTGCTTCATTATAACGTCCTTTGGAAGGGGAGAGCCGAGGGCAAGTACGTGGTGTTGACTTTTGACGACGGTCCCGATCCCCTGTATACGGAAAGGGTGCTGGATATACTAGACAAATACCAGGTTAAAGCCTGCTTTTTTCTCGTAGGTGAGAAAGTTTTAAAGTACCCTGAGGTAGCCAGGCATATAGTAGAAAAAGGTCACGAGATTGGCGTTCACGCTTTTCGACACAATTTAAGGTTTATATTAAATCCATTAGTTACCAGGGCAGAGCTTATCAAAGCTTACAATGCCATAAAAGAAATCACAGGAGTTTCTCCCTCTTATGCCAGACCGCCATGGGGCTGTTTTAATCCTTTTTTTTACAGGGAATGTAAAAAGCTTGGCTTCAAAGTGGTCTTATGGACGTTTATGAGCTGGGATTGGGGGAAGACTACCGCGGAGTACATAGTAGAAAAGGTTTTGTCCAGGGTGAAAGAGCGCTGTATACTGATATTTCACGACAGCGGTGATACCCCCGGCGCCTATAGCAGCGCTCCTGAGGTGATGATAAAGGCCCTGGATATGATTTTAAACAGGCTGAAAAGTGATGGCTATAGCGTAAAATCCCTCAACGAGGTGTGTTAA
- the hemL gene encoding glutamate-1-semialdehyde 2,1-aminomutase, with protein MNRPISDALFERAKRVMPGGVNSPVRAFKSVGVNPPFIAKGYKSHIWDVDGNEYVDYVGSWGPLILGHAHPAVVEAIKKQVELGTSYGAATELEVKMAELICELVPSVDVVRMVNSGTEATMSALRLARGYTGRDKIVKFAGCYHGHCDSLLIKAGSGATTFGIPDSKGVPEDVARDTVVCRYNDVEMLEAVFDEFGHEIAGVIVEPVAGNMGTVVPKQGFLKALRDLTFKYGALLIFDEVMTGFRVSLHCAQGLYGIDPDITTFGKVIGGGLPVGAYGGKEEIMRLVSPDGPVYQAGTLSGNPLAMAAGYATLTVLKENPEIYERLEQSAEYLKRRFVDIGSQSGVDIKVNNVGSMMTVFFNDEDVVDYETALNSRTDIYAVYFREMLNQGIYMPPSQFETFFISAEHTREDLDRTVEAFKKAMQSVKSVL; from the coding sequence ATGAATAGGCCCATTTCCGACGCTTTATTTGAGAGGGCAAAAAGGGTGATGCCTGGTGGGGTAAACAGCCCTGTCAGGGCGTTTAAATCGGTGGGCGTAAACCCTCCTTTTATAGCCAAGGGATACAAGAGCCATATATGGGATGTGGACGGCAATGAATACGTGGATTATGTAGGGTCATGGGGGCCTTTGATTTTGGGCCATGCCCATCCAGCTGTGGTTGAGGCGATAAAAAAACAGGTAGAGCTGGGTACCAGTTATGGGGCCGCTACCGAGCTTGAGGTAAAGATGGCTGAGCTCATATGTGAACTGGTGCCTTCAGTAGATGTCGTAAGGATGGTCAACTCGGGCACGGAAGCGACCATGAGCGCTCTCAGGCTGGCCAGGGGTTATACGGGGAGGGACAAAATAGTCAAATTCGCCGGTTGTTACCACGGTCATTGCGACAGCTTGCTTATAAAAGCTGGTTCGGGGGCTACTACCTTTGGAATTCCTGACAGCAAAGGAGTACCTGAGGACGTGGCCAGGGATACGGTAGTGTGCAGGTATAACGATGTGGAAATGCTTGAAGCGGTTTTTGATGAGTTTGGCCACGAAATCGCAGGTGTGATAGTAGAACCGGTGGCCGGAAACATGGGCACGGTTGTGCCCAAACAGGGGTTTCTTAAAGCGTTGAGGGATTTGACGTTTAAGTACGGTGCGCTGTTGATATTTGACGAGGTCATGACAGGCTTTAGGGTTTCGCTTCATTGCGCCCAGGGCCTTTACGGCATCGACCCTGATATAACCACCTTCGGCAAAGTGATAGGAGGGGGATTACCTGTGGGGGCTTACGGCGGGAAAGAGGAGATTATGAGGCTTGTATCCCCTGATGGGCCTGTGTACCAGGCGGGTACGCTGTCGGGCAATCCCCTTGCTATGGCGGCTGGTTATGCAACGCTGACCGTGCTTAAAGAAAACCCCGAGATTTACGAGAGGTTGGAGCAATCTGCTGAATATTTAAAAAGGCGATTTGTGGACATCGGCAGCCAAAGCGGAGTAGATATAAAAGTCAACAACGTCGGTTCCATGATGACGGTGTTTTTTAACGATGAGGATGTGGTGGATTACGAAACAGCGTTGAATTCCAGGACAGATATATACGCTGTGTATTTTAGGGAGATGCTGAACCAGGGGATATACATGCCTCCATCGCAATTTGAGACCTTTTTCATCAGCGCTGAGCATACCAGGGAGGATTTGGACAGGACGGTGGAAGCGTTTAAAAAGGCGATGCAGTCTGTAAAATCGGTTTTATAA
- a CDS encoding precorrin-2 dehydrogenase/sirohydrochlorin ferrochelatase family protein — MAYYPVMLDIADKKCLVVGGGAVAERKVKDLVGVGARVTVISPEITQGIAMLHRDGFVDVVMRRYRSGDVDGYSLVIAATGDKVVNQQVYKEARDKGVLINTVDQREMSTFISPAVLRKGDIVIAISTSGKSPLLAKELKKFLDEIISEEVAEGVKELGDVREKAKRQFDTLEARTGYYREVLKKHLKRWLYE; from the coding sequence ATGGCTTACTACCCTGTGATGCTGGATATTGCGGACAAAAAATGCCTTGTAGTGGGAGGAGGGGCTGTGGCCGAGCGCAAGGTAAAGGACCTGGTAGGGGTAGGGGCCAGGGTTACCGTCATAAGCCCTGAAATAACACAAGGCATCGCAATGTTGCACAGAGATGGCTTTGTAGACGTGGTGATGCGGCGATACCGCAGTGGAGATGTGGATGGGTACAGCCTGGTTATAGCTGCTACAGGTGATAAGGTCGTAAACCAGCAGGTGTATAAAGAGGCTAGGGACAAAGGCGTGCTGATAAACACGGTGGATCAAAGGGAGATGTCCACTTTTATATCGCCAGCGGTATTGAGAAAAGGCGATATAGTAATAGCTATCTCCACATCAGGCAAGAGCCCTCTTTTGGCTAAAGAGCTCAAAAAATTTCTGGATGAAATCATATCCGAGGAAGTGGCAGAAGGGGTAAAAGAGCTGGGGGATGTGAGGGAAAAGGCAAAAAGGCAATTTGATACGCTGGAAGCCAGGACAGGTTATTACAGAGAGGTGTTAAAGAAGCATTTAAAGAGGTGGTTGTATGAATAG
- the hemB gene encoding porphobilinogen synthase — protein sequence MQIYKRPRRLRYNSRIRDMVRETRINVDSLMYPVFVVHGRNIRQEIKAMPGVCRFSIDELLKELREVVDLGIPSIMVFGIPDRKDDLASEAYDQNGIVQQAVKAIKDSYPQLVVTTDVCLCEYTASGHCGLVKDGRIVNDPSVELIAKTALSHAVAGADVVAPSDMMDSRVGAIRRLLDDSGYEHIPIMAYSAKYASAYYGPFREAADSAPKFGDRSSYQMDPANGREALREIALDIEEGADIVMVKPAMAYLDVIAKAREAFNCPIAAYNVSGEYAMVKAAALNGWIDEKAAVMEMITAIRRAGADIIITYFAKDVARWLTTL from the coding sequence ATGCAAATATACAAGAGGCCCAGGAGGTTAAGGTATAATTCCCGGATAAGGGACATGGTGAGAGAAACGCGCATTAATGTCGATTCTCTTATGTACCCTGTTTTTGTGGTGCACGGCAGAAACATCAGGCAGGAGATTAAAGCGATGCCAGGAGTATGCCGTTTCTCCATTGACGAGTTGTTGAAGGAATTGAGAGAGGTTGTGGACCTTGGGATTCCGTCTATTATGGTATTTGGAATACCCGACCGCAAAGACGATTTAGCCAGTGAGGCTTACGACCAAAATGGTATCGTTCAGCAGGCTGTAAAGGCTATTAAGGATAGTTATCCCCAATTGGTAGTCACCACTGATGTGTGCCTATGCGAATACACAGCCTCCGGTCATTGCGGGCTGGTGAAAGACGGGAGGATCGTCAATGATCCTTCTGTGGAGCTCATAGCCAAGACCGCACTATCCCATGCTGTGGCTGGAGCTGATGTGGTGGCGCCTTCTGATATGATGGACAGCAGGGTGGGCGCTATACGCAGGCTATTAGATGACAGCGGATATGAGCATATACCTATAATGGCCTACAGCGCCAAATACGCATCGGCGTATTACGGGCCGTTCAGGGAGGCGGCGGATTCTGCACCTAAATTTGGTGATAGGAGTTCGTATCAGATGGACCCTGCTAATGGCCGCGAGGCCTTGAGAGAGATTGCCTTGGATATTGAAGAGGGAGCGGATATCGTCATGGTAAAGCCTGCTATGGCATATCTGGACGTAATTGCAAAGGCCAGAGAGGCTTTTAACTGCCCAATAGCGGCGTACAATGTCAGCGGTGAGTACGCCATGGTAAAAGCTGCTGCTTTAAACGGTTGGATAGATGAAAAGGCCGCGGTGATGGAGATGATTACAGCTATACGCAGGGCCGGCGCTGATATAATAATAACGTATTTCGCAAAGGATGTGGCCAGATGGCTTACTACCCTGTGA
- a CDS encoding ECF transporter S component, with translation MTMVAVLIALGAVGATVKIFNTVALDSLPGYFAALYLGGWYGAIVISVGHMLTAITSGFPLGLLNHLYIAAQMAVYAYLYRVAYKKAKAYGAVIMGTILNGPVASVLMVPVMGWGFFATWVLPITLGSLINTFLAVLVYEVMQKKGLTRA, from the coding sequence ATGACCATGGTAGCGGTGCTTATAGCCCTTGGTGCTGTGGGGGCAACCGTTAAGATTTTTAACACCGTAGCTTTAGATTCTCTACCAGGGTATTTTGCAGCCCTTTACCTTGGAGGATGGTACGGAGCTATTGTAATAAGCGTTGGGCATATGCTGACGGCGATTACCTCGGGTTTTCCCCTGGGCCTTTTAAATCACCTGTATATCGCTGCCCAGATGGCGGTTTACGCTTACTTATACAGAGTTGCGTACAAAAAGGCCAAAGCCTATGGCGCTGTGATAATGGGTACAATTTTAAATGGCCCTGTAGCGTCTGTCCTTATGGTACCTGTGATGGGTTGGGGGTTTTTTGCCACATGGGTGTTGCCCATCACTCTGGGTTCATTGATCAATACCTTTTTAGCGGTACTGGTGTACGAGGTGATGCAGAAAAAGGGGCTGACCCGTGCATGA